One Onthophagus taurus isolate NC chromosome 11, IU_Otau_3.0, whole genome shotgun sequence genomic window carries:
- the LOC139432058 gene encoding piggyBac transposable element-derived protein 4-like — protein MTALRHTGCDSALDPDFEKTVLQWYNESESDVDDNFAESDGEDKVEELSEHIDDTSSEDDEFEERPLQRDGILKGKNGFAWSSREPAKTRTPSRNIVVKVPGIKNARVVIREIDAWAILFTPTILNEIITHTNEEIERQGVKYQPGTKYVHPTDNVEINALLGLLYIAGARKDAHLSVQQMFSSQGPQIYRCIMPEIRFKFLLNCLRFDDKEKRNREDKFSPIRQIWEDFIENCTKSYSPHCYVTIDEQLLGFRGKCLFRVYIGSKPDKYGIKVVCMCDSRTYYMISAIPYIGKNTNPTNESVPMYLVKELSKSIHGTNRNITMDNWFTSVPLAKEMLSSKDLTIVGTIRHNKREIPPSFLPSKNKPVLTSEFAFSDKLTLVSFTPKRNQSVILISTMHADKNVNEVVNY, from the exons ATGACTGCCCTGAGGCACACCGGATGTGATAG TGCTCTAGATCCGGACTTTGAAAAAACTGTCCTACAATGGTACAATGAATCAGAAAGCGATGTGGATGACAATTTTGCAGAAAGTGACGGTGAGGACAAGGTGGAAGAGTTGTCGGAACACATCGATGACACTTCTTCTGAAGATGATGAGTTTGAAGAACGTCCACTTCAACGTGATGGAATTTTGAAGGGCAAAAATGGTTTTGCATGGAGTTCGCGAGAACCTGCAAAAACCAGAACGCCTTCAAGAAACATCGTGGTAAAGGTACCTGGAATAAAGAATGCACGTGTAGTTATTAGAGAAATAGATGCTTGGGCTATTTTATTCACACctacaattttaaatgaaattataactcatacaaatgaagaaatagaAAGACAAGGTGTCAAATACCAGCCAGGTACGAAATACGTACATCCTACAGATAATGTAGAAATCAATGCCCTATTAGGCCTTTTGTACATAGCTGGTGCTCGAAAAGATGCACATCTATCTGTACAACAAATGTTTTCTTCACAAGGACCTCAAATATATAGATGCATTATGCCTGAAATACGTTTCAAATTCTTATTGAATTGTCTAAGATTTGacgataaagaaaaaagaaatcgtgAAGACAAATTTTCACCGATAAGGCAAATATGGGAggattttatagaaaattgtACAAAGAGTTACTCTCCTCACTGCTACGTAACTATAGATGAGCAGCTACTTGGTTTTAGGGGCAAATGCCTGTTTCGTGTATATATAGGATCTAAACCTGACAAATACGGAATTAAGGTTGTATGTATGTGTGATTCGCGTACATATTACATGATAAGTGCTATTCCATACATTGGAAAAAACACCAATCCAACCAACGAATCTGTTCCAATGTATTTAGTGAAGGAGTTATCCAAATCTATTCATGGAACAAATAGAAACATTACAATGGATAACTGGTTTACGTCTGTTCCATTAGCCAAAGAAATGCTTAGCAGCAAAGATTTAACAATCGTGGGAACAATAAGACataataaaagagaaatacCACCTTCTTTTTTACCTTCTAAGAATAAACCCGTACTAACTTCCGAATTTGCTTTCTCAGACAAATTGACGTTGGTTTCGTTTACaccaaaaagaaatcaatCTGTCATACTAATCTCGACCATGCACGCTGACAAGAATGTTAACGAGGTTGTAAATTATTGA